A single region of the Sphingobium sp. EP60837 genome encodes:
- a CDS encoding flagellar basal body-associated FliL family protein encodes MSDEAKAKKKKGGGMKMILLIVVALVLGGAGTAGGLYAAGFFSAKEEGPKEDPNKPVLVLAGESAEEVAKAHGMGGEGHGEGGGGAHAPAHPGKGIDLPTPANPAAYQATYFQLQAPFTSNMSDTDAFAQISVAVSTYYDLRVIEAIKTHEMAIRSQVLMLLAQQPETMLATPEGKRQLQGRIKGVINDVLKQKTGYGGVDNVYFTNFVIQ; translated from the coding sequence ATGAGTGACGAGGCGAAGGCGAAGAAAAAGAAGGGGGGAGGCATGAAGATGATCCTCCTGATCGTCGTCGCGCTGGTCCTAGGTGGTGCTGGCACGGCTGGCGGGCTTTATGCCGCCGGTTTCTTCAGTGCGAAGGAAGAAGGCCCGAAGGAAGATCCGAACAAGCCGGTTCTCGTTCTGGCGGGCGAGAGTGCTGAGGAAGTCGCCAAGGCCCATGGCATGGGCGGCGAGGGGCATGGCGAAGGTGGCGGCGGCGCGCATGCGCCTGCCCACCCGGGCAAGGGCATCGACCTGCCCACGCCCGCCAATCCGGCGGCCTATCAGGCGACCTATTTCCAGCTTCAGGCGCCCTTCACATCCAACATGTCGGACACGGACGCCTTCGCGCAGATTTCGGTCGCCGTATCGACCTATTACGACCTGCGCGTGATCGAGGCGATCAAGACGCATGAGATGGCGATTCGCAGCCAGGTGCTGATGCTGCTCGCCCAGCAGCCCGAGACGATGCTCGCGACGCCAGAGGGCAAACGCCAGCTTCAGGGCCGGATCAAGGGCGTCATCAACGATGTTTTGAAGCAAAAGACCGGTTATGGCGGCGTAGATAACGTTTATTTTACCAATTTCGTTATTCAATAG
- the fliQ gene encoding flagellar biosynthesis protein FliQ: MDNADFFMGLAQQALWITALAAAPILIPALIAGVLIGMVQAATSINEQTLSFIPKIIVVGAMLVLFGGSILVLIADFTREIFERIPDLLQ, encoded by the coding sequence ATGGACAATGCCGACTTCTTCATGGGCCTCGCCCAGCAGGCGCTCTGGATCACGGCGCTCGCTGCGGCGCCCATCCTGATCCCTGCGCTGATCGCGGGCGTACTCATCGGCATGGTGCAGGCCGCCACCTCGATCAACGAACAGACGTTGAGCTTCATTCCCAAGATCATCGTCGTGGGCGCGATGCTGGTGCTGTTCGGCGGATCGATCCTGGTCCTGATCGCCGATTTCACCCGCGAGATATTCGAACGCATCCCGGACCTGCTCCAATGA
- a CDS encoding FliO/MopB family protein, giving the protein MFWYFVKLLILLPLVGGMAFGALWLWRKYQPGMMAGQDGRSLKMLEALPLGTFGKLAVVEFEGKKILLSVTRGRIEKIAEGDPYRAGR; this is encoded by the coding sequence ATGTTCTGGTATTTCGTCAAACTGCTGATCCTGTTGCCGCTTGTTGGCGGAATGGCCTTCGGCGCGCTCTGGCTGTGGCGCAAATATCAGCCCGGCATGATGGCGGGCCAGGACGGCCGGTCGCTCAAAATGCTGGAGGCGCTGCCGCTCGGCACCTTCGGCAAGCTCGCCGTCGTCGAGTTCGAGGGCAAGAAGATCCTCCTGTCCGTCACCCGCGGCCGGATCGAAAAGATCGCGGAAGGCGATCCCTATCGTGCCGGGCGCTGA
- the argF gene encoding ornithine carbamoyltransferase, producing the protein MTRHFLNLSDAGGDALAAMISDAIDRKAVRKGLPKGKADADAPLAGHTLAMIFEKNSTRTRVSFDMAIRQLGGTSLILDGATSQLGRGETIADTARVLSRMCDMIMIRTDDHGKIEEMARHATVPVINGLTDLSHPCQIAADLLTVVEHGLALPGSQWAWLGDGNNVLHSIIEAAGLFKFDVRIAVPEGYEPDHAFIKEAQALGAGITLTRDPVAAVAGADAVVTDTWISMGQAHADEKLKAMMPYQVTPELMAKAKPGAKFLHCLPAHRGEEVVPGVIDGPQSVIWDEAENRIHAQKSVLLWAAHRLG; encoded by the coding sequence ATGACCAGACATTTCCTTAACCTGTCCGACGCCGGCGGCGATGCTCTCGCCGCCATGATCAGCGACGCCATCGACCGCAAAGCCGTGCGCAAGGGTTTGCCCAAGGGCAAGGCCGACGCCGACGCGCCGCTCGCAGGCCATACGCTGGCGATGATCTTCGAGAAGAACTCGACCCGCACCCGCGTCAGCTTCGACATGGCGATCCGCCAGCTTGGCGGCACGTCACTTATCCTCGACGGCGCGACCAGTCAGCTCGGCCGGGGCGAAACCATCGCGGACACCGCGCGCGTCCTCAGCCGCATGTGCGACATGATCATGATCCGCACCGATGATCATGGAAAGATCGAGGAAATGGCCCGCCATGCGACCGTCCCGGTCATCAACGGCCTGACCGACCTGTCCCACCCGTGCCAGATCGCCGCCGACCTTCTGACAGTGGTGGAGCATGGCCTGGCGCTGCCGGGAAGCCAATGGGCATGGCTGGGCGACGGCAACAATGTGCTTCACTCGATCATAGAGGCCGCGGGCCTGTTCAAGTTCGACGTCCGAATCGCCGTGCCCGAAGGCTATGAGCCCGATCACGCCTTCATCAAGGAAGCGCAGGCGCTGGGCGCAGGCATCACGCTCACCCGAGATCCCGTTGCCGCCGTCGCGGGCGCCGATGCGGTCGTTACGGACACCTGGATTTCCATGGGCCAGGCGCATGCCGACGAAAAGCTGAAGGCGATGATGCCCTATCAGGTGACGCCCGAATTGATGGCGAAGGCGAAGCCCGGGGCAAAGTTCCTCCACTGCCTGCCCGCCCACCGTGGGGAGGAAGTGGTGCCCGGAGTGATCGATGGCCCGCAATCGGTGATCTGGGACGAGGCGGAAAACCGTATCCATGCGCAAAAGTCGGTTCTGCTCTGGGCTGCGCACCGCCTCGGTTGA
- the fliR gene encoding flagellar biosynthetic protein FliR codes for MIAPGFANVETQLWIWLIAMIRPGAAFIAAPVFGAPAVPLPLRFILSLALGLAALNSVTIQLPHDGVASFEGIMMVAGEVLAGLAMGFAVQIGYAAAFVAGETIGNAMGLNFAAMVDPSSGQATQAVGTFLSILATFLLLGMDGHLMLASFVVQSYKAMPPGGAMMSNDAVWHLVQFGGSLLGAGVTVALPVGFALVLVQIIMGMLARSAPSLNLFAVGMPVAVMAGLILLAIAAPVMGEGLTAALKAGLDQAQSIAEGR; via the coding sequence ATGATCGCACCGGGCTTCGCGAATGTGGAGACGCAGCTGTGGATCTGGCTAATCGCCATGATCCGTCCCGGCGCGGCCTTCATCGCGGCGCCCGTATTCGGCGCCCCCGCCGTGCCGCTGCCGTTGCGCTTCATCCTCTCGCTCGCCCTTGGCCTTGCCGCGCTCAACAGCGTCACCATCCAGCTGCCGCATGACGGCGTCGCCAGCTTTGAGGGCATCATGATGGTGGCGGGCGAAGTGCTGGCCGGGCTCGCAATGGGCTTTGCGGTGCAGATCGGCTATGCCGCCGCCTTCGTGGCGGGCGAGACGATCGGCAACGCCATGGGTTTGAACTTCGCCGCGATGGTCGATCCGTCATCGGGTCAGGCGACGCAGGCGGTGGGGACCTTCCTCTCCATTCTCGCCACCTTCCTGCTGCTGGGTATGGACGGCCATCTGATGCTCGCCAGCTTCGTGGTGCAAAGCTACAAGGCGATGCCCCCCGGCGGCGCAATGATGAGCAACGATGCGGTGTGGCATCTGGTCCAGTTTGGCGGTTCGCTCCTCGGCGCGGGCGTCACCGTGGCGCTGCCCGTCGGCTTTGCGCTGGTGCTGGTGCAGATCATCATGGGCATGCTTGCGCGTAGCGCGCCCTCGCTCAACCTCTTCGCGGTGGGCATGCCCGTCGCGGTGATGGCGGGCCTCATTTTGCTGGCCATTGCCGCGCCAGTGATGGGGGAGGGACTGACCGCTGCGCTCAAGGCTGGGCTCGACCAGGCTCAGTCAATCGCGGAAGGGCGCTGA
- a CDS encoding flagellar motor switch protein FliM yields the protein MNDVQTYAFGRGESQTPQMLSGLDRLGEKLGRRLRALIEPISGVRPHVGVADARVLDFATWSADVPAFTSIGVYRIAPLKGQMLLRIDAAMISTLVDCFYGGLGNRPLPARGEFTPTEDRLISRISEGLIARLVDSWADILPLEPGLIIREAGIGFASAAQPGEQMVLQRFMLSIARDQEWPIDLLFPLSSLRAVEPLMGAKAPADEERTDPIWQARVANRMRDIRLPARTVLARPNLSLADLMQLKAGDIIPVTISRSLPLIVGDRIVAHGSIGDQDGRAAFQIEKLSQGPEQ from the coding sequence ATGAACGACGTTCAGACCTACGCCTTCGGGCGAGGGGAATCGCAGACACCACAGATGCTGTCGGGGCTGGACCGGCTGGGCGAAAAGCTCGGCCGGCGTTTGCGCGCCCTCATCGAGCCGATCTCCGGCGTCCGCCCGCATGTCGGCGTGGCCGATGCGCGGGTGCTGGACTTCGCCACCTGGTCGGCTGACGTCCCGGCCTTCACCAGCATCGGCGTCTATCGCATCGCGCCGCTCAAGGGGCAGATGCTGCTGCGCATCGATGCGGCCATGATCTCGACCCTTGTCGATTGCTTTTATGGCGGCCTTGGCAACCGGCCGCTGCCCGCGCGCGGCGAGTTCACGCCGACCGAAGATCGGCTGATCAGTCGCATCTCCGAAGGGCTGATTGCCCGCCTCGTCGATAGCTGGGCCGACATCCTGCCGCTGGAGCCGGGGCTCATCATCCGTGAAGCCGGCATCGGTTTCGCCTCTGCGGCTCAACCCGGCGAGCAGATGGTGCTGCAACGCTTCATGCTGAGCATCGCGCGCGATCAGGAATGGCCCATCGACCTGCTGTTCCCGCTGTCCTCGCTGCGCGCCGTCGAGCCGCTGATGGGGGCCAAGGCTCCAGCCGACGAGGAGCGCACCGATCCGATCTGGCAAGCCCGCGTCGCCAACCGCATGCGCGACATCCGCCTGCCTGCCCGCACCGTGCTGGCGCGGCCCAATCTCTCGCTCGCCGACCTCATGCAGTTGAAGGCCGGCGATATTATTCCGGTGACCATCAGCCGCAGCCTGCCGCTGATCGTGGGGGACCGCATCGTCGCCCATGGATCGATCGGCGACCAGGACGGCCGCGCCGCATTCCAAATAGAAAAGCTTTCACAAGGACCTGAACAATGA
- the fliD gene encoding flagellar filament capping protein FliD, with protein MTSVSGSIATALGIGSGIDTSALVTSLVSAARDPKQKVITDRQTTNNARISALGSASSSLDTFADALNSLLAGTGFAGSPASNDPSIAAVSLLPGGVPKLPAQLEVRQLAAAQTISSAPVVGATASTQLGAGSFSLKVGAGAAVPITLAANATYADLAAAINAAGTGVTASVITDNQGTRLVMKGATGAANSFTFTNTSASTALDAFTWDGATGGMTRQVQAKDAIILLDGVEQHYSSNTVDTAIANLRIDLNKAAPGTSVTLASTEPTTSMRDLMVEFVDAYNTLMKALNSATAKGADSSSAGVLNGEASIRDMKRQLSQMTSTVLATSGTYKTLSSIGVSTNRDGTLKLDTEALDKALVADAAGITQMLNPAVKSDTTPGLAGLMDSVRDKIQQKDGPLATAKAKYEKLGDDLKEQLDKLNDQMTDYQAQLSKVYTAMEKRLSAFKATQTYLEQQVAMWTKSDN; from the coding sequence ATGACCTCGGTAAGCGGCAGCATAGCGACGGCCCTCGGCATTGGATCGGGTATCGACACCAGCGCGTTGGTCACCAGCCTGGTAAGCGCCGCGCGCGATCCCAAGCAGAAGGTCATTACCGACCGGCAGACCACCAACAATGCCAGGATTTCGGCGCTGGGGTCTGCCTCCAGTTCGCTCGACACCTTCGCCGATGCGTTGAACAGCCTGCTCGCCGGAACGGGGTTTGCCGGCTCGCCTGCCTCCAATGATCCCAGCATCGCCGCCGTCAGCCTGCTGCCCGGCGGCGTGCCAAAGCTGCCTGCCCAACTTGAAGTGCGGCAGCTCGCCGCCGCGCAGACGATCTCATCCGCGCCGGTGGTGGGGGCGACTGCTTCCACGCAGCTTGGTGCGGGCAGCTTTTCGCTGAAAGTCGGCGCAGGCGCGGCAGTGCCGATCACGCTTGCGGCCAACGCCACCTATGCCGACCTCGCCGCCGCGATCAACGCAGCCGGGACGGGCGTCACCGCCAGCGTCATCACCGACAACCAAGGCACGCGCCTCGTCATGAAGGGCGCGACCGGCGCGGCAAACAGCTTCACCTTCACCAACACATCGGCGAGCACGGCGCTCGACGCCTTCACCTGGGACGGCGCGACCGGCGGCATGACCCGCCAGGTCCAGGCCAAGGACGCGATCATTCTGCTCGACGGCGTCGAGCAACATTATTCCAGCAATACGGTCGATACGGCCATCGCCAACCTGCGCATCGACCTCAACAAGGCTGCGCCCGGCACCAGCGTGACGCTCGCCTCCACCGAGCCGACTACGTCGATGCGCGACCTGATGGTCGAGTTCGTCGATGCCTACAACACGCTGATGAAGGCGCTGAACAGCGCGACGGCGAAAGGCGCGGATTCGTCCAGCGCAGGCGTGCTGAACGGCGAAGCATCGATCCGCGACATGAAGCGACAGCTGTCGCAGATGACCTCCACGGTTCTCGCAACCAGCGGCACTTACAAGACGCTGTCCTCCATAGGGGTGAGCACCAACCGCGACGGCACGCTGAAGCTGGACACCGAAGCGCTCGACAAGGCGCTGGTCGCAGACGCCGCCGGCATCACCCAGATGCTCAATCCGGCGGTCAAGTCGGACACGACGCCGGGCCTTGCGGGCCTCATGGACAGCGTCCGTGACAAGATCCAGCAGAAGGACGGGCCGCTCGCCACGGCGAAGGCAAAATATGAAAAGCTGGGCGATGATCTGAAGGAGCAGCTCGACAAGCTCAATGATCAGATGACCGATTACCAGGCGCAGCTTTCCAAGGTTTACACCGCGATGGAGAAGCGGCTTTCAGCGTTCAAGGCGACACAGACCTATCTTGAGCAGCAGGTCGCCATGTGGACCAAGAGCGATAATTGA
- the fliP gene encoding flagellar type III secretion system pore protein FliP (The bacterial flagellar biogenesis protein FliP forms a type III secretion system (T3SS)-type pore required for flagellar assembly.), with translation MSVRAVRMSQLSLSNVEARTLRHAQGERKWVVWAVVIAAVALLSCLLHATPALAQAAAQAAPTAPVDNGGALTRAMGQISGDGRSLSLSLQILVLMSLLSVLPSLVLMMTSFTRIIIVLSLLRQALGLQQTPPNQVLVGLSLFLSLFVMRPAIDQINAQAFDPYGKGQISVEEAVGRSGKVLHGFMTKQTRETDLKLFANLAEAPAFRSPADIPFSILLPAFVTSELKTAFQIGFMIFLPFLIIDLVVASTLMALGMMMLSPTIISMPFKLLLFVLVDGWALTMGSLAGSFAT, from the coding sequence ATGTCCGTTCGCGCCGTCCGAATGAGCCAGCTGTCTCTATCGAATGTCGAAGCGCGCACCCTTCGACACGCTCAGGGCGAACGGAAGTGGGTTGTTTGGGCGGTTGTGATTGCGGCCGTTGCGCTGCTTTCCTGCCTCCTTCATGCCACCCCCGCTCTGGCCCAGGCGGCCGCGCAGGCTGCTCCTACCGCACCTGTCGATAATGGCGGCGCGCTGACCCGCGCCATGGGCCAGATTTCGGGCGACGGCCGTTCGCTGTCGCTGTCCTTGCAGATACTCGTCCTCATGAGCTTGCTGTCGGTTCTGCCGTCGCTCGTGCTCATGATGACCAGCTTCACCCGTATCATCATCGTCCTGTCGCTGCTGCGCCAGGCGCTCGGCCTGCAACAGACGCCGCCCAATCAGGTGCTGGTCGGCCTCTCGCTGTTCCTGTCGCTGTTCGTGATGCGGCCAGCCATCGACCAGATCAACGCGCAGGCATTCGATCCCTATGGAAAGGGTCAGATCAGTGTCGAGGAAGCGGTCGGCCGGTCGGGTAAGGTGCTGCACGGCTTCATGACCAAGCAGACACGCGAGACGGACCTCAAGCTGTTCGCCAACCTCGCCGAAGCGCCCGCCTTCCGCTCGCCTGCCGACATTCCCTTCTCGATCCTGCTGCCCGCCTTCGTGACCAGTGAGCTGAAGACCGCCTTCCAGATCGGCTTCATGATCTTCCTGCCATTCCTCATCATCGACCTTGTCGTCGCCTCCACGCTGATGGCGCTAGGCATGATGATGTTGTCGCCGACGATCATTTCCATGCCGTTCAAGCTGCTGCTGTTCGTGCTGGTGGATGGATGGGCGCTGACGATGGGGTCGCTGGCTGGGTCGTTTGCGACATGA
- the hslO gene encoding Hsp33 family molecular chaperone HslO: MNSTTHIDQALGFTIPSRHARGRILRLGPVLDDVLAAHSYPPPIERLLASALVLAALLGSTLKDVDGQLTLQAQTENGVVRLLVADYKGGEVRGYAKFDADRLAELGPDPTLFGLFGKGYLAITFDQAVTGERYQGIVPLDGDSLADAAEHYFFQSEQIPSVVQIAVRHEAGQGCFAAGMMLQHLPEGEVGRERLHTRHDHPEWEHVQALAVTLKDEELTDEALPLTDIVWRLFHEEEAVRVTEPVDLTKGCRCDLAHIRSVIGRFPAEERAQMADEQGVIGVDCAFCSRLFPVSLDSFMQG; this comes from the coding sequence TTGAACTCGACTACTCATATCGACCAGGCCCTGGGTTTCACCATCCCCTCGCGCCATGCGCGCGGCCGCATCCTGCGCTTGGGCCCGGTGCTCGACGATGTGCTGGCCGCGCACAGCTACCCGCCCCCGATTGAGCGGCTGCTCGCCTCAGCGCTGGTTCTCGCGGCATTGCTCGGCTCCACGCTCAAGGATGTGGACGGACAGCTGACGCTCCAGGCGCAGACCGAAAATGGCGTCGTCAGACTGCTCGTCGCTGATTACAAGGGCGGCGAAGTGCGCGGTTATGCCAAGTTCGATGCCGATCGGCTGGCCGAACTTGGCCCCGATCCGACGCTGTTCGGCCTGTTCGGCAAGGGCTATCTGGCCATCACCTTCGACCAGGCGGTGACCGGCGAACGCTATCAAGGCATCGTGCCGCTCGACGGCGATTCGCTGGCTGATGCCGCGGAACATTATTTCTTCCAATCCGAACAGATCCCGAGCGTCGTGCAGATCGCTGTTCGTCACGAAGCTGGCCAGGGCTGCTTTGCCGCTGGCATGATGCTCCAGCATTTGCCCGAGGGCGAGGTCGGCCGTGAACGGTTGCACACCCGGCATGATCATCCCGAATGGGAACATGTGCAGGCGCTGGCCGTGACCCTCAAGGACGAGGAACTGACCGACGAAGCCCTGCCGCTGACCGACATCGTCTGGCGCCTGTTCCATGAGGAAGAGGCGGTGCGCGTCACCGAACCTGTCGATCTGACCAAGGGTTGCCGCTGCGACCTTGCCCATATCCGTAGCGTCATCGGCCGCTTCCCGGCGGAAGAACGTGCGCAGATGGCCGATGAGCAGGGCGTCATCGGGGTCGATTGCGCCTTTTGCTCGCGACTCTTCCCGGTTTCGCTGGACAGCTTCATGCAAGGCTGA
- the flhB gene encoding flagellar type III secretion system protein FlhB — MSGSNGGGEKTEKPTQKKLEDAAKKGDILQSKELATALVVMAGIGWIAVTGPSVVESLSQMLIEALRFRREDIMDFAPAARGMSLLTGIALPVGGILLATTLAAIAGPAILGSFGFRPGAFAPKASKLNPAAGLKRIFGIQGLIELMKSIAKVALLGSIGVWLIWDRLTAIIGLGSSGLAPAMSDLGNMFIMTCLIMAGGLFLIAGIDVPAQIMQRSKRLAMSKQDIKDENKESEGSPELKGHIRRRQFEVLSGSTRKAVAEASVIITNPTHFAVALRYKPGQDTAPVVVAKGCDAIAAAIRELADQNGVTVLQYPDLARAIYFTSRAGQIVNEGLYMAVATVLAFVFRVENRMAGEMDRPFINVPDDLRFDADGRKV; from the coding sequence ATGTCCGGCAGCAACGGTGGCGGCGAAAAGACCGAAAAGCCGACCCAGAAGAAATTGGAGGATGCCGCCAAGAAAGGCGACATCCTCCAATCCAAGGAACTGGCGACGGCGCTCGTCGTCATGGCGGGCATCGGCTGGATCGCGGTCACCGGACCGTCGGTCGTCGAATCGCTGTCCCAGATGCTGATCGAAGCGCTGCGGTTCCGGCGCGAGGACATCATGGATTTCGCCCCGGCTGCGCGTGGCATGAGCCTGCTGACCGGCATTGCCTTGCCGGTTGGCGGCATATTGCTGGCGACCACGCTCGCGGCGATCGCCGGGCCGGCGATCCTGGGCTCGTTCGGTTTCCGTCCCGGCGCCTTTGCGCCCAAGGCATCGAAGCTCAATCCAGCCGCTGGCCTCAAGCGCATCTTCGGCATTCAGGGCCTGATCGAACTGATGAAATCCATCGCCAAGGTGGCGCTGTTGGGATCGATCGGGGTCTGGCTGATCTGGGACCGGCTGACCGCCATCATCGGCCTGGGGTCGTCGGGCCTTGCCCCGGCCATGTCCGACCTCGGCAATATGTTCATCATGACCTGCCTGATCATGGCGGGGGGGCTGTTCCTGATCGCCGGTATCGATGTGCCCGCGCAAATCATGCAGAGGTCCAAGCGGCTCGCCATGAGCAAGCAGGACATCAAGGACGAAAATAAGGAAAGCGAAGGCTCGCCCGAACTGAAGGGCCATATCCGACGGCGCCAGTTCGAGGTGCTGAGCGGATCGACGCGCAAGGCGGTAGCCGAAGCCAGCGTCATCATCACCAACCCGACCCATTTCGCCGTCGCCCTGCGCTACAAGCCCGGTCAGGATACCGCGCCGGTCGTGGTGGCGAAGGGATGCGACGCGATCGCCGCCGCCATCCGCGAACTGGCGGACCAGAATGGCGTTACCGTCCTTCAATATCCCGATCTGGCTCGCGCCATCTATTTCACCTCGCGGGCTGGGCAGATCGTCAATGAAGGGCTCTATATGGCGGTCGCCACCGTGCTGGCCTTCGTCTTCCGGGTCGAAAACCGGATGGCGGGCGAGATGGATCGGCCCTTCATCAATGTGCCCGACGATCTGCGCTTCGACGCGGACGGACGGAAGGTCTGA
- the fliN gene encoding flagellar motor switch protein FliN: protein MSDMSEAPRIDGFGDEGGSRMANNRQFRLLADIPVRMSVEVGSTSLRLAEVMDLAEGSIVELDRQADDLLDIMVNGALIAKGEVVTVNGRYGVRIVDIAAAESRLAGVERRG from the coding sequence ATGAGCGACATGAGCGAAGCGCCCCGTATCGACGGCTTCGGCGATGAAGGGGGCAGCCGGATGGCGAACAACCGCCAGTTCCGCCTGCTGGCCGACATTCCCGTCCGCATGTCCGTGGAGGTCGGCTCCACTTCGCTCCGTCTGGCGGAGGTCATGGATCTGGCGGAAGGCAGCATCGTGGAACTGGATCGCCAGGCCGACGATCTGCTCGACATCATGGTCAATGGCGCGCTCATCGCGAAGGGTGAAGTGGTGACGGTGAATGGCCGCTATGGCGTCCGCATCGTCGATATCGCCGCCGCCGAAAGCCGCCTTGCCGGGGTCGAACGGCGCGGTTGA
- a CDS encoding aspartate aminotransferase family protein, whose amino-acid sequence MSITPLMPVYPRCDVRPVRGEGCYLIGERGERYLDFASGIAVNLLGHGHPKLVKAIADQAATLMHTSNLYGMPLGEKFAQRLVDTTFADTVFFTNSGAEAVECAIKTARRYHYANGQAHRHKIISFDNAFHGRTLGTISATSQPKMRDGFEPLLPGFTVVPFNDLEAATAAVDDNTAGFLVETVQGEGGVTPATQEFLSGLRKLCDEQGMLLILDEVQCGYARTGTFFAYEQYGLTPDIMAVAKGIGAGFPLGACLATEEAAKGMVFGTHGSTYGGNPLAMAVGMAVLDEVLGDGFLDHVNSIGARLRSALEQLIPNHDMFEDVRGLGLMLGVKLKDDVDSRSFVAHLRDDHGLLTVGAGQNVVRILPPLVIDESHVAECIEKLSAGARSFAEAAAA is encoded by the coding sequence ATGTCGATTACGCCGCTCATGCCCGTTTACCCCCGGTGCGATGTCCGCCCGGTGCGAGGCGAGGGCTGCTATCTGATCGGCGAGCGTGGCGAACGCTATCTCGATTTCGCCAGCGGCATCGCGGTCAATCTGCTCGGCCATGGCCATCCCAAGCTGGTGAAGGCGATCGCCGATCAGGCTGCGACGCTGATGCACACGTCGAACCTCTACGGCATGCCGCTGGGGGAGAAGTTCGCGCAGCGGCTGGTCGATACGACCTTCGCCGACACGGTCTTCTTCACCAATTCGGGCGCGGAGGCGGTCGAGTGCGCGATCAAGACCGCGCGCCGTTACCATTATGCCAATGGGCAGGCGCACCGGCACAAGATCATCAGCTTCGACAATGCCTTCCACGGCCGGACGCTGGGCACGATTTCCGCGACCAGCCAGCCCAAGATGCGCGACGGCTTCGAACCGCTGCTGCCCGGCTTCACCGTGGTGCCGTTCAACGACCTTGAAGCGGCCACCGCGGCGGTCGATGACAACACGGCCGGTTTCCTGGTCGAAACCGTGCAGGGCGAAGGCGGCGTGACGCCCGCAACCCAGGAGTTCCTCTCCGGCCTGCGCAAGCTGTGCGACGAACAGGGCATGCTGCTGATCCTCGACGAAGTGCAGTGCGGCTATGCCCGTACCGGCACCTTCTTCGCCTATGAGCAATATGGCCTGACGCCCGACATCATGGCCGTCGCGAAAGGCATCGGCGCGGGCTTCCCGCTTGGCGCATGCCTCGCGACCGAGGAAGCGGCCAAGGGCATGGTGTTCGGCACTCATGGTTCGACCTATGGCGGCAATCCGCTCGCCATGGCGGTGGGCATGGCCGTGCTGGACGAAGTGCTGGGCGACGGCTTTCTCGACCATGTAAACAGCATCGGCGCGCGCCTGCGCTCGGCGCTGGAGCAGCTCATCCCCAACCACGACATGTTCGAAGATGTGCGTGGGCTTGGCCTGATGCTCGGCGTCAAGCTCAAGGATGATGTGGATTCGCGTAGCTTCGTGGCGCATCTGCGCGACGATCACGGGCTGCTGACGGTCGGGGCGGGCCAGAATGTCGTGCGTATCCTGCCACCGCTCGTCATCGATGAAAGCCATGTCGCCGAATGTATCGAAAAGCTGTCCGCCGGTGCGCGCAGCTTTGCGGAGGCGGCCGCGGCCTGA
- a CDS encoding flagellar export chaperone FliS — protein sequence MFYSQGYAGANAARRYAAVHSGSRIEGATPHALVKVLFDELLIALEATALAERNNDRLKVSDKQARAMSILIALESSLDFDKGGDIATGLAQIYREARRLLLLSAKERSAEHAEQARDIIAEIADAWNQIA from the coding sequence ATGTTCTACTCTCAGGGTTATGCAGGCGCCAACGCGGCGCGCCGTTATGCGGCGGTGCATTCGGGCAGCCGGATCGAAGGCGCGACGCCCCATGCGCTGGTCAAGGTGCTGTTCGACGAACTGCTGATCGCGCTGGAAGCCACCGCGCTCGCCGAACGGAATAACGACCGCCTCAAGGTTTCCGATAAGCAGGCGCGCGCCATGTCGATCCTGATCGCGCTCGAATCCAGCCTCGACTTCGACAAGGGCGGCGACATCGCCACGGGGCTCGCCCAAATCTACCGCGAAGCCCGCCGTCTGCTGTTGCTGAGCGCCAAGGAGCGTTCGGCCGAACATGCCGAGCAGGCCCGGGACATCATCGCCGAGATTGCCGACGCCTGGAACCAGATCGCGTAG